AGCGCCGATCCGACCACCCGGATGCCGCCCAGCACGCCGGAGACGGTGTCGCTGCCGTCGGCGGCGATCGCCACGGTCTGCCCCGAGCTGAAGTCGACGACGACCGGCGCGGGGGCGTCGGCGTAGGACACGCCGTCGAGCATCGTCGCGGTGCCGGCCGTCGCGGGGCGCGGGTCGTAGCCGAGCTCGATGGTGTCGTTGCCGGCGCCGCCGGTGAGGGTGTCGCCCTTCTTCACCACCCGGCCGAACCGGTCCAGGCGCACCAGGTCGGCGCCGCCGTCGAGGCGGTCGTTGCCGTCGCCGCCGAAGATCCGGTCGGCGCCGTCCCCTCCGCAGATGACGTCGTTGCCGGCGAGCCCCCGGATGGTGTCGTTGCCGCCGCGCGCGACGACGACGTCGCGCCGCGGGGTGCCGGTGATCGTGTTGGCCCGGTCGTTGCCGACGATGGTGGCCCGCAGGCCGCCGCACGTCGGACGGGCCGCCTCGGCGGGCGCGACGAGCCCGGTGAGCGGGGCGAGCACCACCGCGACGGCGGTGACGGAGAGCAACCTGCGTGCGCTGGGGGACATCGGACGACCTTTCGGTGGTGAGTGCCCGAGACGGCACCTCGTCAGTGGGACCACGCGGGCGGCCGGTTGGTTGTCGCGAGGTTCCGCCCCTCCCCTACCCGATGCGGCCCGGGCCAGACGTGGACCCGTCCAGACGACGGCTAGCGCGAGCCGGCCAGCAGGTCCTGCATCCGCTGGATCTCCACCCGCTGGGTCACGTCGATGTCGGCGGCCATCTCGGCCACCCGCAGGTCCTCGCCGTCGACCGCGACCGTCTGGGCCATGTCGAGCGCGCCCTGGTGGTGCTGGACCATGCCGCGCAGGAAGAGCCGGTCGAAGCGCGCCCCGCTCGCCTGGGCGAGGTCGTCCATCTGGGCCGGCGTCAGCATCCCCATCATCGGGTCGTGGCCGTGCGCGGAGTGGTCGAACTCCATCGGGTCGTCGTCGGGGGCCGGGACGTCGAGGTCGTGCTCCTCGAGCCACGACGACATCATCACGATCTCCGGGCCCTGGGCCGCCCGGATGCGCGACGCGAGCACCCGCACCGGGCGGCTGGACGCGCGGTCGGCGGCGAGGTCGGCCATCTCCAGCGCCTGCGCGTGGTGCGGGACCATCATCTGCACGAACGCCACGTCGGAGTGGTTGAAGCTGCCCTCGGGCAGCTCCACGGGTCCGCCCGTGGTCGCCGCCTCGCCCGGCGAGCCGGGCTGGAGCACGGTGACCGACGGCGACGGCGAGCCGGACGCGTCGGCGGCCGGAGGTCCGGCACCGTCGTCACCGCCGCTGCACGAGGTGAGGGCGAGGCAGGCCAGCAGCAGGCCGCACGCGCGCAGGGCGCCGGCCGGGCCGACACCACGATGGACACTGTCCCGAGAGTTCACAGTCATGGTGTGATGACCGTACGGCAGTGACCTGCCACCTCGCACCGCCCTGTTCTCGGAA
Above is a genomic segment from Nocardioides okcheonensis containing:
- a CDS encoding DUF305 domain-containing protein, which codes for MTVNSRDSVHRGVGPAGALRACGLLLACLALTSCSGGDDGAGPPAADASGSPSPSVTVLQPGSPGEAATTGGPVELPEGSFNHSDVAFVQMMVPHHAQALEMADLAADRASSRPVRVLASRIRAAQGPEIVMMSSWLEEHDLDVPAPDDDPMEFDHSAHGHDPMMGMLTPAQMDDLAQASGARFDRLFLRGMVQHHQGALDMAQTVAVDGEDLRVAEMAADIDVTQRVEIQRMQDLLAGSR